The proteins below are encoded in one region of Festucalex cinctus isolate MCC-2025b chromosome 2, RoL_Fcin_1.0, whole genome shotgun sequence:
- the LOC144014909 gene encoding uncharacterized protein LOC144014909 isoform X2, producing MSSWLILILLGYRFSLASPTQSKCACKYKLQAVCTRDPATVSVPCPTMAGEELTFTLRKDEREIHIQKCNNTANTLDCESSANADLVLREVNTSVSFVLTGELAKNGGLYSCEGMVRFPPPFKTEMSAVRILVHVEGKQRSQMQQWRNQSGQWTPLDLDPCAWSFMHLQHRRNHYRGGQLGQCEAVKFPE from the exons atgagttcctgGCTAATTCTGATCCTCTTGGGGTACAGGTTCTCTCTAGCTAGCCCAACACAGAGCAAGTGTGCCTGCAAAT ATAAACTACAAGCCGTGTGTACGCGCGACCCAGCCACAGTCTCTGTCCCGTGCCCGACGATGGCTGGCGAGGAACTGACATTTACGCTTCGAAAGGATGAACGAGAGATTCACATCCAGAAGTGCAATAACACCGCAAACACGTTGGACTGCGAATCAAGCGCCAACGCTGACCTGGTGCTACGTGAAGTCAACACGTCAGTCAGCTTTGTCCTTACTGGAGAGTTGGCCAAAAACGGCGGACTCTACTCGTGCGAGGGCATGGTCAGATTCCCACCTCCCTTCAAGACGGAGATGAGTGCTGTGAGGATACTGGTGCATGTCGAGGGTAAGCAAAG GTCGCAAATGCAGCAGTGGAGAAACCAAAGTGGGCAATGGACACCTCTGGATTTGGATCCCTGTGCTTGGAGTTTTATGCATCTACAGCATCGTCGTAACCATTATCGCGGTGGTCAACTGG GCCAATGTGAGGCAGTCAAATTCCCAGAATGA
- the LOC144014909 gene encoding uncharacterized protein LOC144014909 isoform X1 encodes MSSWLILILLGYRFSLASPTQSKCACKYKLQAVCTRDPATVSVPCPTMAGEELTFTLRKDEREIHIQKCNNTANTLDCESSANADLVLREVNTSVSFVLTGELAKNGGLYSCEGMVRFPPPFKTEMSAVRILVHVEGRKCSSGETKVGNGHLWIWIPVLGVLCIYSIVVTIIAVVNWANVRQSNSQNDYMNTKPRVTSQRRRERTFRDTPRQHF; translated from the exons atgagttcctgGCTAATTCTGATCCTCTTGGGGTACAGGTTCTCTCTAGCTAGCCCAACACAGAGCAAGTGTGCCTGCAAAT ATAAACTACAAGCCGTGTGTACGCGCGACCCAGCCACAGTCTCTGTCCCGTGCCCGACGATGGCTGGCGAGGAACTGACATTTACGCTTCGAAAGGATGAACGAGAGATTCACATCCAGAAGTGCAATAACACCGCAAACACGTTGGACTGCGAATCAAGCGCCAACGCTGACCTGGTGCTACGTGAAGTCAACACGTCAGTCAGCTTTGTCCTTACTGGAGAGTTGGCCAAAAACGGCGGACTCTACTCGTGCGAGGGCATGGTCAGATTCCCACCTCCCTTCAAGACGGAGATGAGTGCTGTGAGGATACTGGTGCATGTCGAGG GTCGCAAATGCAGCAGTGGAGAAACCAAAGTGGGCAATGGACACCTCTGGATTTGGATCCCTGTGCTTGGAGTTTTATGCATCTACAGCATCGTCGTAACCATTATCGCGGTGGTCAACTGG GCCAATGTGAGGCAGTCAAATTCCCAGAATGACTACATGAACACAAAACCCAGAGTCACCAGCCAGCGTCGGAGGGAGAGAACCTTTCGGGACACTCCACGACAGCACTTTTGA
- the fastkd2 gene encoding FAST kinase domain-containing protein 2, mitochondrial isoform X1 → MSLWVTWGVMRRSLHLVQHCTSRVIVSGKNSCSSIQLLADSTRQIRPRRVTSLTSSVRFHSRHYTLGPEKVVSTSVTGSLVLDENQHPSGQRQRRFPFSELLQQCGSPSDVLDLSQQFAPNPGQISNYLTRMWTVIKKMSDEKRRCELQLMFEHPAFDQLLQNAMTLLGSMQNENLAYSLLAMVNLGVPQRSRVVQLYLRACQEKLNDFDEKSLSILASCLEKMESTPNVDALKHGFRLVVEQHLPRIKNVLTLQTMMRALGKDIPHDLQQKLERKALSMTEQFTLPNTQYMISTMAKMGFYSKPLLDICSRRITENLHGVPFSKLTAVLLSCRELHYRNVNLLTGISDYVASTLDIWSQKEIVLMLCMFERLAFSPTALLAEFAQRVVANPDALTLKDLLCVLKVYSSLNYCPQHDREPFLQSLSKTLDFYLPRMCSYDLLKACYCLCLLGHFPSAPLEKLLQSTTLEDLSSRESKHLRKQERMFQTVHLCLHLDRPVLPQPLSVPATMLGEATSSSTRPVSQHLSQLLQRVLSTQADVEIQEMAVVEDFYFIDGVISKPGENQTSSEETQTHRMAVLCPAPSAFCFGTSEPRGPLAVKLRHLKILGYIPNVITERELKSEEKAGKTISI, encoded by the exons ATGTCACTTTGGGTGACATGGGGAGTCATGAGGCGGTCTCTACATTTGGTCCAACACTGCACCTCTAGAGTGATAGTGTCAGGCAAGAACTCATGTTCCTCCATACAACTGTTGGCAGACAGCACAAGGCAAATCCGTCCACGGCGGGTTACTAGTTTAACGAGTTCCGTGAGGTTCCATTCTCGGCATTACACTTTAGGACCAGAGAAGGTAGTCTCTACCTCAGTTACAGGGTCCTTAGTTCTGGATGAAAACCAGCACCCCTCAGGCCAGAGACAGAGAAGGTTCCCTTTTTCTGAGCTCCTTCAACAGTGCGGCTCTCCATCAGATGTGCTTGACCTCAGCCAACAATTTGCGCCCAACCCTGGACAAATCAGCAACTACCTTACACGTATGTGGACCGTCATCAAGAAGATGTCGGATGAGAAGCGACGTTGTGAGCTGCAGCTGATGTTCGAGCATCCCGCATTTGACCAGCTGCTGCAAAATGCCATGACCCTTTTAGGTTCtatgcaaaatgaaaacttgGCTTACTCCTTGCTGGCTATGGTGAATCTAGGTGTGCCTCAGAGGAGCCGTGTGGTCCAGCTGTACCTCCGTGCCTGCCAG GAGAAGTTGAATGACTTTGATGAGAAGAGTCTATCCATTTTGGCCTCCTGTCTGGAAAAAATGGAGAGCACCCCCAATGTTGATGCACTGAAACACGGCTTCAG GCTGGTAGTTGAGCAGCATCTTCCCAGGATAAAGAATGTCTTGACGCTCCAGACCATGATGCGTGCCTTGGGTAAAGATATACCACATGATCTCCAACAGAAACTTGAG CGAAAGGCGTTATCAATGACAGAGCAGTTCACCCTTCCCAACACGCAGTACATGATCTCCACCATGGCCAAGATGGGCTTCTATTCCAAACCACTGCTGGATATCTGCAGTCGGAGAATCACAG AAAATCTCCATGGAGTCCCGTTCAGCAAACTTACAGCAGTGCTGTTGTCATGCCGGGAGCTGCACTACCGAAACGTAAACCTGCTTACTGGCATCTCCGACTACGTTGCCTCCACACTTGACATATGGAGCCAAAAGGAG ATTGTCCTCATGCTGTGTATGTTTGAGAGACTTGCCTTTAGTCCGACTGCATTGTTGGCGGAATTTGCTCAAAGAGTTGTGGCCAACCCAGACGCTCTGACGCTTAAAGACCTGCTCTGCGTGCTCAAGGTGTACTCGTCCCTCAACTATTGTCCGCAGCATGACAGAGAGCC GTTTCTGCAGAGTCTCAGCAAAACTCTGGACTTCTACCTGCCCAGGATGTGTAGTTATGATTTGTTAAAGGCTTGTTATTGCCTATGCCTTCTTGGCCACTTTCCATCCGCGCCTTTGGAGAAACTCCTCCAGAGTACCACACTAGAGGATCTGAGTAGCAGAG AATCAAAGCATCTCAGGAAACAGGAGCGGATGTTTCAGACTGTGCACCTGTGCCTCCATCTTGACCGGCCTGTCCTCCCTCAGCCACTCAGTGTCCCTGCAACTATGCTGGGAGAAGCGACATCCAGCAGCACTCGGCCGGTCAGTCAGCATCTCTCGCAGCTCCTGCAAAGGGTGTTGTCCACCCAAGCAGATGTAGAGATCCAGGAAATGGCGGTGGTGGAGGACTTCTACTTCATAG ATGGCGTGATAAGCAAACCTGGGGAAAACCAAACCTCAAGTGAAGAAACGCAAACACACAG AATGGCAGTTCTTTGTCCGGCTCCCTCTGCTTTCTGCTTTGGAACATCTGAACCTCGAGGTCCGCTGGCTGTCAAGCTTCGCCATCTCAAGATTTTAGGATATATTCCAAACGTG ATAACGGAACGGGAGTTGAAGTCTGAAGAGAAGGCCGGAAAGACAATCAGCATCTGA
- the fastkd2 gene encoding FAST kinase domain-containing protein 2, mitochondrial isoform X2, with amino-acid sequence MSLWVTWGVMRRSLHLVQHCTSRVIVSGKNSCSSIQLLADSTRQIRPRRVTSLTSSVRFHSRHYTLGPEKVVSTSVTGSLVLDENQHPSGQRQRRFPFSELLQQCGSPSDVLDLSQQFAPNPGQISNYLTRSMQNENLAYSLLAMVNLGVPQRSRVVQLYLRACQEKLNDFDEKSLSILASCLEKMESTPNVDALKHGFRLVVEQHLPRIKNVLTLQTMMRALGKDIPHDLQQKLERKALSMTEQFTLPNTQYMISTMAKMGFYSKPLLDICSRRITENLHGVPFSKLTAVLLSCRELHYRNVNLLTGISDYVASTLDIWSQKEIVLMLCMFERLAFSPTALLAEFAQRVVANPDALTLKDLLCVLKVYSSLNYCPQHDREPFLQSLSKTLDFYLPRMCSYDLLKACYCLCLLGHFPSAPLEKLLQSTTLEDLSSRESKHLRKQERMFQTVHLCLHLDRPVLPQPLSVPATMLGEATSSSTRPVSQHLSQLLQRVLSTQADVEIQEMAVVEDFYFIDGVISKPGENQTSSEETQTHRMAVLCPAPSAFCFGTSEPRGPLAVKLRHLKILGYIPNVITERELKSEEKAGKTISI; translated from the exons ATGTCACTTTGGGTGACATGGGGAGTCATGAGGCGGTCTCTACATTTGGTCCAACACTGCACCTCTAGAGTGATAGTGTCAGGCAAGAACTCATGTTCCTCCATACAACTGTTGGCAGACAGCACAAGGCAAATCCGTCCACGGCGGGTTACTAGTTTAACGAGTTCCGTGAGGTTCCATTCTCGGCATTACACTTTAGGACCAGAGAAGGTAGTCTCTACCTCAGTTACAGGGTCCTTAGTTCTGGATGAAAACCAGCACCCCTCAGGCCAGAGACAGAGAAGGTTCCCTTTTTCTGAGCTCCTTCAACAGTGCGGCTCTCCATCAGATGTGCTTGACCTCAGCCAACAATTTGCGCCCAACCCTGGACAAATCAGCAACTACCTTACAC GTTCtatgcaaaatgaaaacttgGCTTACTCCTTGCTGGCTATGGTGAATCTAGGTGTGCCTCAGAGGAGCCGTGTGGTCCAGCTGTACCTCCGTGCCTGCCAG GAGAAGTTGAATGACTTTGATGAGAAGAGTCTATCCATTTTGGCCTCCTGTCTGGAAAAAATGGAGAGCACCCCCAATGTTGATGCACTGAAACACGGCTTCAG GCTGGTAGTTGAGCAGCATCTTCCCAGGATAAAGAATGTCTTGACGCTCCAGACCATGATGCGTGCCTTGGGTAAAGATATACCACATGATCTCCAACAGAAACTTGAG CGAAAGGCGTTATCAATGACAGAGCAGTTCACCCTTCCCAACACGCAGTACATGATCTCCACCATGGCCAAGATGGGCTTCTATTCCAAACCACTGCTGGATATCTGCAGTCGGAGAATCACAG AAAATCTCCATGGAGTCCCGTTCAGCAAACTTACAGCAGTGCTGTTGTCATGCCGGGAGCTGCACTACCGAAACGTAAACCTGCTTACTGGCATCTCCGACTACGTTGCCTCCACACTTGACATATGGAGCCAAAAGGAG ATTGTCCTCATGCTGTGTATGTTTGAGAGACTTGCCTTTAGTCCGACTGCATTGTTGGCGGAATTTGCTCAAAGAGTTGTGGCCAACCCAGACGCTCTGACGCTTAAAGACCTGCTCTGCGTGCTCAAGGTGTACTCGTCCCTCAACTATTGTCCGCAGCATGACAGAGAGCC GTTTCTGCAGAGTCTCAGCAAAACTCTGGACTTCTACCTGCCCAGGATGTGTAGTTATGATTTGTTAAAGGCTTGTTATTGCCTATGCCTTCTTGGCCACTTTCCATCCGCGCCTTTGGAGAAACTCCTCCAGAGTACCACACTAGAGGATCTGAGTAGCAGAG AATCAAAGCATCTCAGGAAACAGGAGCGGATGTTTCAGACTGTGCACCTGTGCCTCCATCTTGACCGGCCTGTCCTCCCTCAGCCACTCAGTGTCCCTGCAACTATGCTGGGAGAAGCGACATCCAGCAGCACTCGGCCGGTCAGTCAGCATCTCTCGCAGCTCCTGCAAAGGGTGTTGTCCACCCAAGCAGATGTAGAGATCCAGGAAATGGCGGTGGTGGAGGACTTCTACTTCATAG ATGGCGTGATAAGCAAACCTGGGGAAAACCAAACCTCAAGTGAAGAAACGCAAACACACAG AATGGCAGTTCTTTGTCCGGCTCCCTCTGCTTTCTGCTTTGGAACATCTGAACCTCGAGGTCCGCTGGCTGTCAAGCTTCGCCATCTCAAGATTTTAGGATATATTCCAAACGTG ATAACGGAACGGGAGTTGAAGTCTGAAGAGAAGGCCGGAAAGACAATCAGCATCTGA
- the mdh1b gene encoding putative malate dehydrogenase 1B isoform X1 yields MAKFVLAGKTDCPYYAKVELLADRLQRSLPHFRIHKISILPDEWQDWLQDTCIKNSWKHEESPLVWRELVHQGGKGVYLGGFNDFLEHCQNFYNITSDMSEELMQSIAEENLETKLNLIMEEQHRASLIQPLHIWISSALNPTCNMLIPSLLSAEVLSQASAISLHLLDLEGNEEELESLKMETEDLALPLLHQVTIHTDLQEAFQKAEIILLLDDRLSEDAKDAQPHQKIKALADLYTEYGRLIEARANGDVKVIVSGGSLVNLRCSFLLKACSIDSSHFVAVATQLENEARAAIANKLKVRTSEVTDVIVWGDVGDGFYIDLQRAHVFNYDGPIKGPPFFSQPVLEIIYDREWVENDFQDIVRCQQTALVSKTCRGADMSNANGILTLLKAWNGMATPSQMFSVGVLYAGPYDLPGDIVFSVPVIFTDGQWSMVPDVTVGEDLKQRLQLSASELRKKMSNEETVTSNENAAASDDKTTSNENTGASNENTTTSNENTGASNENTTTSNENTGASNENTAASDDNTTTSNENTGASNENTRASNENTAMSNETIAMANENTTMSDEKAAPSNENAAMSDDTTTSSENTAASNEKAATSDENATSNENTVTSNENPTDEEKA; encoded by the exons atggcaaaatttGTGCTCGCTG GCAAAACAGACTGCCCGTATTATGCCAAAGTGGAACTTTTGGCCGACAGATTGCAGCGTTCTTTGCCACATTTCCGCATTCACAAGATCTCAATCCTCCCAGATGAATGGCAG GATTGGCTACAAGACACATGCATAAAAAATAGCTGGAAACATGAAGAGTCCCCTCTGGTATGGAGAGAATTGGTGCACCAAGGAGGCAAAGGGGTGTATTTAGGAGGCTTCAATGACTTTTTAGAGCATTGTCAG AACTTCTACAACATCACATCAGACATGTCTGAAGAATTAATGCAGAGTATTGCAGAAGAAAACCTCGAGACCAAGCTCAACCTTATTATGGAGGAACAGCATCGTGCCAGTCTCATCCAACCCCTTCACATATGGATCAGCAG CGCCCTGAACCCAACATGCAACATGCTGATCCCCAGTCTGCTCTCTGCCGAGGTGTTGTCCCAAGCCTCTGCCATCAGCCTCCATCTTCTGGATCTGGAAGGCAATGAGGAGGAATTGGAGTCACTGAAGATGGAGACCGAAGATCTGGCTCTGCCTCTGCTTCATCAG GTGACCATTCACACAGATCTCCAAGAAGCTTTCCAGAAAGCTGAGATCATCCTCCTGCTGGATGACCGCTTGTCCGAAGATGCAAAGGATGCGCAGCCGCACCAGAAGATAAAAGCACTGGCCGACCTGTACACCGAATACGGGCGCTTGATCGAGGCGAGGGCCAACGGGGACGTGAAGGTGATCGTGTCGGGCGGCTCGCTCGTGAACCTCAGGTGCTCATTTCTCCTGAAGGCGTGCTCGATTGACAGCAGTCACTTCGTTGCCGTTGCAACTCAGCTGGAGAATGAAGCCAGAGCTGCCATCGCCAACAAGCTCAAAGTGAGGACTTCAG AGGTGACAGACGTCATTGTGTGGGGAGATGTTGGAGACGGCTTCTACATAGATCTGCAGAGGGCACATGTTTTTAATTATGATGGGCCAATCAAGGGGCCACCTTTCTTTTCCCAGCCAGTGCTTGAGATTATCTACGACAG GGAATGGGTTGAGAATGACTTCCAAGATATTGTGCGGTGTCAGCAGACAGCCTTAGTCTCAAAGACCTGTCGCGGAGCAGACATGTCTAATGCCAATGGGATCCTCACTCTCCTAAAGGCATGGAATGGGATGGCTACTCCCAGTCAGATGTTCTCTGTGGGAGTCTTGTACGCAG GCCCTTACGATCTACCCGGCGACATCGTCTTTTCAGTGCCAGTCATCTTCACAGACGGCCAATGGTCCATGGTGCCCGACGTGACTGTTGGAGAAGATCTGAAGCAGAGACTTCAACTTTCGGCAAGTGAACTGAG gaaaaagatgtcaaatgaggAAACCGTAACGTCAAATGAGAACGCTGCAGCGTCAGATGACAAGACCACATCGAATGAGAACACCGGAGCATCAAATGAGAACACGACAACATCAAATGAGAACACCGGAGCATCAAATGAGAACACGACAACATCAAATGAGAACACCGGAGCGTCAAATGAGAACACCGCAGCGTCAGACGACAACACGACAACATCAAATGAGAACACCGGAGCGTCAAATGAGAACACCAGAGCGTCAAATGAGAACACCGCAATGTCAAATGAGACCATCGCAATGGCAAATGAGAACACCACAATGTCAGATGAGAAAGCGGCACCGTCAAATGAGAACGCCGCAATGTCAGATGACACCACAACCTCAAGTGAGAACACCGCAGCATCAAATGAGAAAGCCGCAACGTCAGATGAGAACGCCACATCAAATGAGAACACCGTCACATCAAATGAGAATCCAACAGATGAAGAAAAAGCCTGA
- the mdh1b gene encoding putative malate dehydrogenase 1B isoform X3: MAKFVLAGKTDCPYYAKVELLADRLQRSLPHFRIHKISILPDEWQDWLQDTCIKNSWKHEESPLVWRELVHQGGKGVYLGGFNDFLEHCQNFYNITSDMSEELMQSIAEENLETKLNLIMEEQHRASLIQPLHIWISSALNPTCNMLIPSLLSAEVLSQASAISLHLLDLEGNEEELESLKMETEDLALPLLHQVTIHTDLQEAFQKAEIILLLDDRLSEDAKDAQPHQKIKALADLYTEYGRLIEARANGDVKVIVSGGSLVNLRCSFLLKACSIDSSHFVAVATQLENEARAAIANKLKVRTSEVTDVIVWGDVGDGFYIDLQRAHVFNYDGPIKGPPFFSQPVLEIIYDREWVENDFQDIVRCQQTALVSKTCRGADMSNANGILTLLKAWNGMATPSQMFSVGVLYAGPYDLPGDIVFSVPVIFTDGQWSMVPDVTVGEDLKQRLQLSEKDVK; encoded by the exons atggcaaaatttGTGCTCGCTG GCAAAACAGACTGCCCGTATTATGCCAAAGTGGAACTTTTGGCCGACAGATTGCAGCGTTCTTTGCCACATTTCCGCATTCACAAGATCTCAATCCTCCCAGATGAATGGCAG GATTGGCTACAAGACACATGCATAAAAAATAGCTGGAAACATGAAGAGTCCCCTCTGGTATGGAGAGAATTGGTGCACCAAGGAGGCAAAGGGGTGTATTTAGGAGGCTTCAATGACTTTTTAGAGCATTGTCAG AACTTCTACAACATCACATCAGACATGTCTGAAGAATTAATGCAGAGTATTGCAGAAGAAAACCTCGAGACCAAGCTCAACCTTATTATGGAGGAACAGCATCGTGCCAGTCTCATCCAACCCCTTCACATATGGATCAGCAG CGCCCTGAACCCAACATGCAACATGCTGATCCCCAGTCTGCTCTCTGCCGAGGTGTTGTCCCAAGCCTCTGCCATCAGCCTCCATCTTCTGGATCTGGAAGGCAATGAGGAGGAATTGGAGTCACTGAAGATGGAGACCGAAGATCTGGCTCTGCCTCTGCTTCATCAG GTGACCATTCACACAGATCTCCAAGAAGCTTTCCAGAAAGCTGAGATCATCCTCCTGCTGGATGACCGCTTGTCCGAAGATGCAAAGGATGCGCAGCCGCACCAGAAGATAAAAGCACTGGCCGACCTGTACACCGAATACGGGCGCTTGATCGAGGCGAGGGCCAACGGGGACGTGAAGGTGATCGTGTCGGGCGGCTCGCTCGTGAACCTCAGGTGCTCATTTCTCCTGAAGGCGTGCTCGATTGACAGCAGTCACTTCGTTGCCGTTGCAACTCAGCTGGAGAATGAAGCCAGAGCTGCCATCGCCAACAAGCTCAAAGTGAGGACTTCAG AGGTGACAGACGTCATTGTGTGGGGAGATGTTGGAGACGGCTTCTACATAGATCTGCAGAGGGCACATGTTTTTAATTATGATGGGCCAATCAAGGGGCCACCTTTCTTTTCCCAGCCAGTGCTTGAGATTATCTACGACAG GGAATGGGTTGAGAATGACTTCCAAGATATTGTGCGGTGTCAGCAGACAGCCTTAGTCTCAAAGACCTGTCGCGGAGCAGACATGTCTAATGCCAATGGGATCCTCACTCTCCTAAAGGCATGGAATGGGATGGCTACTCCCAGTCAGATGTTCTCTGTGGGAGTCTTGTACGCAG GCCCTTACGATCTACCCGGCGACATCGTCTTTTCAGTGCCAGTCATCTTCACAGACGGCCAATGGTCCATGGTGCCCGACGTGACTGTTGGAGAAGATCTGAAGCAGAGACTTCAACTTTCG gaaaaagatgtcaaatga
- the mdh1b gene encoding putative malate dehydrogenase 1B isoform X2, giving the protein MAKFVLAGKTDCPYYAKVELLADRLQRSLPHFRIHKISILPDEWQDWLQDTCIKNSWKHEESPLVWRELVHQGGKGVYLGGFNDFLEHCQNFYNITSDMSEELMQSIAEENLETKLNLIMEEQHRASLIQPLHIWISSALNPTCNMLIPSLLSAEVLSQASAISLHLLDLEGNEEELESLKMETEDLALPLLHQVTIHTDLQEAFQKAEIILLLDDRLSEDAKDAQPHQKIKALADLYTEYGRLIEARANGDVKVIVSGGSLVNLRCSFLLKACSIDSSHFVAVATQLENEARAAIANKLKVRTSEVTDVIVWGDVGDGFYIDLQRAHVFNYDGPIKGPPFFSQPVLEIIYDREWVENDFQDIVRCQQTALVSKTCRGADMSNANGILTLLKAWNGMATPSQMFSVGVLYAVPVIFTDGQWSMVPDVTVGEDLKQRLQLSASELRKKMSNEETVTSNENAAASDDKTTSNENTGASNENTTTSNENTGASNENTTTSNENTGASNENTAASDDNTTTSNENTGASNENTRASNENTAMSNETIAMANENTTMSDEKAAPSNENAAMSDDTTTSSENTAASNEKAATSDENATSNENTVTSNENPTDEEKA; this is encoded by the exons atggcaaaatttGTGCTCGCTG GCAAAACAGACTGCCCGTATTATGCCAAAGTGGAACTTTTGGCCGACAGATTGCAGCGTTCTTTGCCACATTTCCGCATTCACAAGATCTCAATCCTCCCAGATGAATGGCAG GATTGGCTACAAGACACATGCATAAAAAATAGCTGGAAACATGAAGAGTCCCCTCTGGTATGGAGAGAATTGGTGCACCAAGGAGGCAAAGGGGTGTATTTAGGAGGCTTCAATGACTTTTTAGAGCATTGTCAG AACTTCTACAACATCACATCAGACATGTCTGAAGAATTAATGCAGAGTATTGCAGAAGAAAACCTCGAGACCAAGCTCAACCTTATTATGGAGGAACAGCATCGTGCCAGTCTCATCCAACCCCTTCACATATGGATCAGCAG CGCCCTGAACCCAACATGCAACATGCTGATCCCCAGTCTGCTCTCTGCCGAGGTGTTGTCCCAAGCCTCTGCCATCAGCCTCCATCTTCTGGATCTGGAAGGCAATGAGGAGGAATTGGAGTCACTGAAGATGGAGACCGAAGATCTGGCTCTGCCTCTGCTTCATCAG GTGACCATTCACACAGATCTCCAAGAAGCTTTCCAGAAAGCTGAGATCATCCTCCTGCTGGATGACCGCTTGTCCGAAGATGCAAAGGATGCGCAGCCGCACCAGAAGATAAAAGCACTGGCCGACCTGTACACCGAATACGGGCGCTTGATCGAGGCGAGGGCCAACGGGGACGTGAAGGTGATCGTGTCGGGCGGCTCGCTCGTGAACCTCAGGTGCTCATTTCTCCTGAAGGCGTGCTCGATTGACAGCAGTCACTTCGTTGCCGTTGCAACTCAGCTGGAGAATGAAGCCAGAGCTGCCATCGCCAACAAGCTCAAAGTGAGGACTTCAG AGGTGACAGACGTCATTGTGTGGGGAGATGTTGGAGACGGCTTCTACATAGATCTGCAGAGGGCACATGTTTTTAATTATGATGGGCCAATCAAGGGGCCACCTTTCTTTTCCCAGCCAGTGCTTGAGATTATCTACGACAG GGAATGGGTTGAGAATGACTTCCAAGATATTGTGCGGTGTCAGCAGACAGCCTTAGTCTCAAAGACCTGTCGCGGAGCAGACATGTCTAATGCCAATGGGATCCTCACTCTCCTAAAGGCATGGAATGGGATGGCTACTCCCAGTCAGATGTTCTCTGTGGGAGTCTTGTACGCAG TGCCAGTCATCTTCACAGACGGCCAATGGTCCATGGTGCCCGACGTGACTGTTGGAGAAGATCTGAAGCAGAGACTTCAACTTTCGGCAAGTGAACTGAG gaaaaagatgtcaaatgaggAAACCGTAACGTCAAATGAGAACGCTGCAGCGTCAGATGACAAGACCACATCGAATGAGAACACCGGAGCATCAAATGAGAACACGACAACATCAAATGAGAACACCGGAGCATCAAATGAGAACACGACAACATCAAATGAGAACACCGGAGCGTCAAATGAGAACACCGCAGCGTCAGACGACAACACGACAACATCAAATGAGAACACCGGAGCGTCAAATGAGAACACCAGAGCGTCAAATGAGAACACCGCAATGTCAAATGAGACCATCGCAATGGCAAATGAGAACACCACAATGTCAGATGAGAAAGCGGCACCGTCAAATGAGAACGCCGCAATGTCAGATGACACCACAACCTCAAGTGAGAACACCGCAGCATCAAATGAGAAAGCCGCAACGTCAGATGAGAACGCCACATCAAATGAGAACACCGTCACATCAAATGAGAATCCAACAGATGAAGAAAAAGCCTGA